In Haloarcula ordinaria, the genomic window ATCGTCAATGTGAATCCGACTGTGACAAGTAAAACGGTGTATGGGAACGTGACTCGATTTGCCAGAAACCGGACACCGATAGCAATTACGAAGGAGACGAGCACTCCCAATACAACAGCGGTTGTCTCGACCATGAGTCGTTTGCTCTCTACTGTACCCCTGGTACCTCCGTCTGCTTGAATGGTACGAGCAAGAGAGAAGTGTCGGTGCACCATCCTACGTAGCAGCTGGTTTCCCTCATTCTCGATACAGTTCCTGCTCTCGATCGTTACGGTCCTCGGGATCGCGTTCTTCTGAGAGGTCCGCGTTTGAGATGAACCGTTTTCCCGAGATAGTGCGCTAACGTCACCACATCCGACTGGGGGGAGTCGTACGAACGTTGATTCATCTAACGGTCGTACTAGGAGTATGACCTCGGAAGTCGAGGAGGTGTACGAACTCCTGCTGGGGCGGGAACGAGCCATAGACGCCGCACTAGACGCCGTTGCTCGACTTCACCAGGATGATGACGTTCCGACGGCGATGTACGAGGCATTCACCACCGAGTACCAACGTGAGACAGAACAGCTGCGAGCAGTTATCTCGACGCTCCGCTCTGAATACCCAGAAGTCGAACGCGAGCAGCTTCTGGTGAGCGAGCGACGCGTCCTACAGGAGGAGAAAAACGCCGTGAAAGACGCGATTCGGGCCGGTGTCATCAATGACGACATCGGTGAGCGGCTTCTGGAGGAGATCGACCTCAAGGTCGACCTAGTAGCGGCGGGCGAGTCCACTGTACTGGGTGGCGGAGAGGGATATGACGAGTTCTAGCGCGACCGTGTACGGGATCTATAGCCCGCAGTCGACGAGGGTGACGGAGACGCGGAAATAACGGTAGTGGATAATAAACGGGGTGAGGCTTGATCCGCTCGAATAGACATGATGTGGTGTGCTATGGGAGGCTCGAACTCATGTCCACACTACCGCCCGGAGGCAGTCACGTCGCCGGCCCCAGTCATCGGCAGAGACTGATCGCGCTCGCTAACCGTACCAATACCCCGCCGTAATTCGAGTGCACTCGCGTAATCGCCCTGCGAGAGGATCCCGACGATTGCGCCGTCCTCCTCGACGAGGGCGTACGATGACTTCGTGGTGCCGAGTTCGACGAGTGCGTCGAAGGCGTCCGTCGTCGCCTGCACGGTTAGCGGCTCTTCGACCATCACGTCGGCAACCGGAGTGGTTGCACGGTTGCGCTGGTCGACGTCTTTCAGGTGTTGCAGCGAGACGATACCGACAGTGGCGCCCGTCTCATCGGTGACGCCGAACTCGGTCCGCCGGTCGACGAGCATTTTGTCGACGAACTCGGCGACCGTCGAGGTGGCCGAGATGGTGCGTGACTCGGGCGTCATAATGTCCGCGACAGTGACTCCGACGAGCAAATCTTCGAGTGCCGTCGTGCGTGACTCGGAGGTCGCCGCTCCGTAGATGAACAGGGCGACGAACAGGAGGATGACGTTGAACGAGAACACGCCGATCACGGCGAACACTATGGCGAATATGACGCCAACACGTGCGGCGATCCGGGTGGCCTGCCCGTACGGGCGTGTCCGAGCGAGCAGCGCTCGAAAGACCCGCCCGCCATCCATCGGGAACGCCGGAACGAGGTTGAAGATGGCGAGCGTCACGTTCACGACGGCGAGCCAGCCGACGACGAACAGTACAATGGGAAGCGACGCGGGGATGACCTGCAACAGGATGTAACAAACGACGCCGAGCAGGACGCTCGTGATAGGGCCGGCGATGGCGATCCAGAATTCGCGGTTCCACTCGCGCGGCATTGACGTCATGCTCGCAACACCGCCGAAGATCCAGAGCGTGATCGACTCGATGGTCAGTCCGTACCGGAGCGCGACCCACGAGTGACCCAACTCGTGGATGGTCACGCTCACGAACAAACCGAGTGCCGCAACAGCGCCGATCAGCCAGGGCGTCGCGCCCTGGCGCAGGACGGCAACGTCGAGTGTCGACCCGGCCAACCCATCGATGATTCCAGCGTAGAGGGCGATCTGCTGCCCACTTCCGATCAACCACGCGAGGATGGGAAGAAAGACAATCAGGGAGATGTTGATCCGGATTGGGATGCCCCAGACGCTGGTGAGTCGATAGCTACGCATTACTCTCCGCCGTCGGGGGAATTCTGCTCACCGCCATCGGACTGGATGTC contains:
- a CDS encoding site-2 protease family protein, which codes for MRSYRLTSVWGIPIRINISLIVFLPILAWLIGSGQQIALYAGIIDGLAGSTLDVAVLRQGATPWLIGAVAALGLFVSVTIHELGHSWVALRYGLTIESITLWIFGGVASMTSMPREWNREFWIAIAGPITSVLLGVVCYILLQVIPASLPIVLFVVGWLAVVNVTLAIFNLVPAFPMDGGRVFRALLARTRPYGQATRIAARVGVIFAIVFAVIGVFSFNVILLFVALFIYGAATSESRTTALEDLLVGVTVADIMTPESRTISATSTVAEFVDKMLVDRRTEFGVTDETGATVGIVSLQHLKDVDQRNRATTPVADVMVEEPLTVQATTDAFDALVELGTTKSSYALVEEDGAIVGILSQGDYASALELRRGIGTVSERDQSLPMTGAGDVTASGR